From the Clostridium putrefaciens genome, one window contains:
- a CDS encoding L-erythro-3,5-diaminohexanoate dehydrogenase: MNKGCKYGTHRVIEPKGVLTQAAQKIDNDMKIYSNEILVDVQSLNIDSASFTQIEKEANNDIEKIKAKIIEIVNQRGKMQNPVTGSGGMFIGTVSEIGEDLKDIDIKVGDKIASLVSLSLTPLKIEEIIAVHKDIDRVDIKGQAILFESGLYAKLPEDLPENLALAALDVAGAPAQIAKLVKPGQSILIVGAAGKSGMLCCYEAMKRVGPTGRVIAMDREGSEVENLLKWGLCHNVIATDATKPIEVLNKTLEANNGKEVDISVNCVNVANTEMSCILPVRDEGIVYFFSMATSFTKAALGAEGAGKDITMIVGNGYTKGHAEITLSELRESKILREIFTKLYV; encoded by the coding sequence ATGAAAATATACTCAAATGAAATTCTAGTAGATGTTCAGTCTTTAAATATAGATTCTGCAAGTTTCACTCAAATTGAGAAAGAAGCTAATAATGACATAGAGAAAATAAAAGCTAAAATAATAGAAATTGTTAATCAAAGAGGTAAGATGCAAAACCCCGTTACAGGTTCTGGTGGAATGTTTATTGGTACTGTATCTGAAATTGGAGAAGATTTAAAAGACATAGATATAAAAGTCGGGGATAAAATTGCTTCTCTTGTATCCCTATCTTTAACACCTTTAAAAATTGAAGAAATAATAGCAGTTCATAAAGACATAGATAGAGTAGATATAAAAGGTCAAGCTATACTGTTTGAAAGTGGTCTTTATGCTAAGCTTCCGGAAGACTTGCCTGAAAACTTAGCATTAGCTGCTTTAGATGTCGCAGGAGCACCAGCTCAAATTGCAAAACTTGTAAAGCCAGGTCAAAGCATTTTAATTGTTGGAGCTGCTGGAAAGTCAGGTATGCTATGCTGTTATGAAGCAATGAAAAGAGTTGGACCAACAGGTAGGGTAATAGCTATGGATAGAGAAGGTTCAGAGGTTGAGAACCTATTAAAGTGGGGACTTTGTCATAACGTAATTGCTACAGATGCAACAAAACCTATAGAAGTTCTAAATAAAACCTTAGAAGCTAATAATGGTAAAGAGGTAGATATCTCAGTTAATTGCGTAAACGTAGCAAATACTGAAATGTCATGTATATTACCCGTTAGAGATGAGGGTATTGTGTATTTCTTCTCCATGGCTACAAGCTTTACAAAAGCAGCTTTAGGAGCTGAAGGTGCTGGTAAAGATATTACTATGATAGTTGGAAATGGTTATACAAAAGGTCATGCTGAAATAACTCTATCTGAGCTTAGAGAAAGTAAAATCTTAAGAGAAATATTTACTAAGTTGTATGTCTAA